The region AGTGTGGAGGTGGCTGCCAAGAAGGCACGCTTCGAGGAGACGCAGGTGCAAAAGGTGCGCGAGCAACTGGCCGCCCGCTGGGATGTCAACCAGAAGGAGACCGCTGTCAACATGGACAACATCAAGTCGCTGTCCGAGACGATGTCCGTGGAGAAGATCGCTGCCATCAAGGCAAAACGTCTGGCTAACAAGCGAACGACCATCAAAAGGACGGACAATGACGAGACCATGGGCACGGACTTGCGCGCCATCCTGGACTACGATGTGGACTCCACCAAGGATATCATCAGCAGAGAGCGGCAGTGGCGCACAAGAACCTCTATACTTCAGAGCACGGGCAAGATCTTTGCCAAGAACATCTTCGCCATGCTGCAGGGCATCAAGGCGCGCGAGGAGGGACGCAACAGGCCGCAGGCACCCAACCCCATCAAGATGCCGGAACCGGCGCGGATAGCCAAGCCGCAACCCCAGCTTTCGCAGTACAATCGTTACGATCAGGAGCGGTTCAATCGGCAAAAGGAGGAGACCGAGGGCTTCAAGATCGACACGCTCGGAACGTACCACGGCATGTCGCTGAAATCCGTGACTGAGGGCTCGCTGGCGCAGCGCAAGGCGCAGGCAAATAATCTGCCGGGGGCACCGGGTGGAGGAATGCCAGGAGCACCTGCCGGCCGGCCCAAGGAGCTCCTGCCCACAGCCCAGGCCCGCCAGCTGCCCGCCAACGGACCATCGAAGCGACCCTCAAGGAcccccatcatcatcataCCGTCTGCCAACACAAGCCTCATCACCATGCTCAACGTGAAGGACATCCTGCAGGATTTGCGCTTCATGTCCACCGCCGAGAAAAAACTTCAGGGCTGCCAGCGCGACAGCGAAGTGCTGTTACAGGTGCGAATTTAGCTGACTTATTCACTAGCAAGTGTTTTGCATACCAGCAGCTGTTCGTCCGATTGTATTCCTCAGTGATctctaatttattttcctattatATTTCACAACAGCGAAAACGGAACAATCAGACTGTGTCTTACCGGGTGATAGACAATCCCATCAAGCTCTCGCAACAGGATTGGCAGCGGGTGGTGGCCGTCTTCGTAATGGGACCGCAGTGGCAGTTTAAGGGCTGGCCCTGGGACGGCAATCCCGTAGAGATTTTCTCAAAGAGTCAGTAAATCCATTGCCTACTCCTAAACTGTGTTTActaagtttgtatacccgATTGCAGTTTGCGCCTTTCACTTGTGCTTTAGCGAGCTGAAATTGGACTCCAATGTGGAGCGCTGGTCTGTGACACTGCTGCGACTCTCGCAAAACAAGCGGCATCTGGATCGGGCTGTGCTCAGCAAATTCTGGGAAACTTTGGACAAGTGAGtgctttatttctttattatttatttatttatactacGTTGCTATGTTTTGGATTGAAATCTTCTGGTAACTCCAGTCTCAAGTTATCTCAAAGGAAATCGAGGCTAATTGAATTTCGCTTTTTCGTTTCAGATACATGGCCAAGTACAAGCCCGACCTGCGGTTTTAGCCCTAATCGCACCGTTTGCTCGTTCTGCTGAAGAATCTTTATTGCAATGACGCCACCTGCACAGTCCCCAAAACCACTCCGGATAAGTTACGATTACTATTTACAATCTGTAGCTTTGCAACAAACAACGCAAATATGTTACAATTCCCGCCCAGCTTGAATAGGGAAGACCAGACCGTGCCTGGGTCTTCTAAGCCTATCCAAGTTTCCGATAAAACCCTGTCCAGGACGCTCTCTCGCTTTTGGCAGCCGCACTGGAAGAGAAGCCCCAGGCCTGCGACGGTGCACATAGGCCTGCGGGCAGTTAGACGTTAAGCTCAACAGTTTGTTCGACTTGTACAATGTAAACTATAAAACACACGGATCAGAAACCAAGTAATTTGTATTCTTAGTGATAATAAACAGTTACAAGCCATTTTGATTCGGTTATGCAACCACGAGGTTAACATAATTGGCACTTATTTGGCTGCAATCGAAGAAAATCCAGCTATTTCTGTGTAAAGACGAGAAAATGCCCTAAATTTCAGAGTTCATAGTCACCACGATAATGTTTTCCATCCCCCCCTCCACCGAGGCCATATATCAAGCGCAATCGAAGTAAGATTCCATTATCTCTGTTTATATTGCATATTCTTTTTATGTGTTGTGTACAATCGTCATGTTAGCAGTTGGTCATTAACTCTACTCTCTACTATAGGTTAGcggattaaataaaaaatactatttctCGGCCAGCGAAGCATGTACTACTCGGGCGCCAATCGCTGGGGGATTCTCAGGAGGAGTTGCGATTGCAGAACTGCTTCTTTGCCGCCTTCAAAGTGTTTTCCATCAGCATGGCCACCGTCATGGGGCCCACGCCACCGGGAACCGGAGTGATGTGGCCGGCAACCTGGCGAACTATCAAAGGAAGAGAGTATTAGCTAATGATAACTACAAGGATTACTCCAGCCGCACCTTCGAAGTCGACGTCCCCGACTAGCTTGAACTTGCCAGTCGTCTCGTCCTTAATGCGATTGATGCCCACATCGATGACACAGGCTCCGGGCTTCACCATATCCTTGGTGATCAGGCCCGGCTTGCCCACAGCCACCACAATGATGTCCGCCTGCCGGCAGTGGCGGGCCAGCTCCTTGGGCGGCGTGTACCTGTGGCAGATGGTCACAGTGGCATCCAGTGCCTTAGTGGCATACTTCCCATCCGCGTGCAGGAGGATGGCCATTGGCAGGCTGACGTTCTTGGACCGCCCCACCACCACAGCATTGCGCCCGAAGGTTTCGATGTTCAGGTGCTCCAGCAGCCGCTTGACGCCCAGTGGCGTGGCCGGAATAAGGCCATCCATGTCCAAGGCCAAACGGCCGACGTTAAGCTCGTTGAAGCCATCCACATCCTTGTCCACATGCACGGCATTGCAGATGGTACGTTCGTTGATGTGCTCCGGAACCGGCAGCTGCACCAGCACTCCGTTGACGCGCTCATCCTTGTTCAGATCGGCGATCACCTGGAGAAGTTCCTCTTCGGTAGTGGAGGCAGGCAGCCTCTTCGTCTCACTGGAGATGCCCACCTCCTGGCAGGCGACCATCTTGTTGGCCACGTACTTCTGGCTGGCCGGATCCTCGCCCACAATCACGGCTGTGAGGTGGGGCACCGGATAGCCAGCAGCCACCAGATCCTTCACCTCCTGCCCCAGCTTAAGGCGGATTTCCTGGGCAATGGCCTTGCCATCGATGATTTGAGCCATGTTGCTGCAATGGGAAAAGGAATTTATAGATTTATAGTTCAGAAatcaaattacaatttttatgactaACTTAAATTAATCGTAATAGTAtacttttttgaaaataaatttaaatattttttttttctttaaataattgtatatacatattttccttaaaattaggtaattttgaaatacagtagctaatattatttctttattgcATTTGTTTTGCAGAATCAAACCGTTTTGACCCAAATATTcccaaaaataattaacatgCAAAACTAGTGCAAACTTCTTGATACATTTGTGGTAAGCAAGCTCATAAACCGGGAATGTCGCCAACTGATAAGGCCCGGCGGTGAAGTCCCCGCCTGTCAATGCGGTTGCGCTGCAGTAATTCCCCTAGATCGCACTTATGTACATGTGAGCCGTGTGATTCACCCACTTGGCAAGCAAGAGGAGTGCGGGCGGCTGTGCAATGTGTTCTTTGTGGTTCCCCGTTTTCAGAATGTACTTTTATGGCTGCGATACTCAGTACTATTGGCGGaggaaagcatttttattcATGATCTCATGAAGGGCCCTGggattattgttattgttcaAGGGAAACAGTACATTGCTCACCGAATTCTTATTTTCAAGTTCAATGGAGCAATAGTATTCTAGGAGACCTAATACACGTTTTCCATCCCCATTAATTCTGTGTGCTATAACTCGCGCCTTTTAAGATAATTAGTTATAAAACTAAGGTACTTTATTGATCAACATCTTCAATACAAAATCAAGCTTAATCTTCTCTGAGAGGGGATGGGTTTTACATGGGAGGAGTAACCTAGGGTCTAACGTAATTCTCGTTCCAGCAGGGCGTACGCCTGGGGATCGATTGTCTGCAGGGCGCGAGTGAATGTTGGAAGCTCCACGCTGTCGCCGTTGTCCTTGATGTATTCCAACAGGCCGCCGGCATCCAGCCACATGAAGGCGAACTGTTCCAGATGGGATTGGCTGACCAGCTGCTTCCACTTTGGCTGGGCATCGGGCCCATTGCCAAAGGGTTTGTTCAGGAGCGAACACAGCTGGTCAAAGATGGTTTTGTTCctgagcagcagctgcagtttGTTTCGCGGATCAAGATCCATTTCGATGTCACCCTTGGTTTCTTCCTCCTGTCTCCGCCGACCGCTGCTTAAATCCAACTCGGCAGAGCCCTCATCCTCTGTTTTGATCTCCATCTCCTCGGACTTGATCTCCAGCTGTCCGGCTTCACTGCTCTCGTCCGAGGATGAATCGATCTCCTCTTTGACTTTGCGTGGAATCCAGGTCATGGCCATTTGAACCTTCTCCGGGTACACATTTTCCAGCAGCTGCACCACCCGCTCATTGGCCTTGTGCCTGGCCAATTCCAA is a window of Drosophila biarmipes strain raj3 chromosome 3R, RU_DBia_V1.1, whole genome shotgun sequence DNA encoding:
- the LOC108031548 gene encoding bifunctional methylenetetrahydrofolate dehydrogenase/cyclohydrolase, mitochondrial isoform X2 — translated: MRFTSNMAQIIDGKAIAQEIRLKLGQEVKDLVAAGYPVPHLTAVIVGEDPASQKYVANKMVACQEVGISSETKRLPASTTEEELLQVIADLNKDERVNGVLVQLPVPEHINERTICNAVHVDKDVDGFNELNVGRLALDMDGLIPATPLGVKRLLEHLNIETFGRNAVVVGRSKNVSLPMAILLHADGKYATKALDATVTICHRYTPPKELARHCRQADIIVVAVGKPGLITKDMVKPGACVIDVGINRIKDETTGKFKLVGDVDFEVRQVAGHITPVPGGVGPMTVAMLMENTLKAAKKQFCNRNSS
- the LOC108031548 gene encoding bifunctional methylenetetrahydrofolate dehydrogenase/cyclohydrolase, mitochondrial isoform X1 → MLRRSLGSLAVLASRNHSAKPFCSNMAQIIDGKAIAQEIRLKLGQEVKDLVAAGYPVPHLTAVIVGEDPASQKYVANKMVACQEVGISSETKRLPASTTEEELLQVIADLNKDERVNGVLVQLPVPEHINERTICNAVHVDKDVDGFNELNVGRLALDMDGLIPATPLGVKRLLEHLNIETFGRNAVVVGRSKNVSLPMAILLHADGKYATKALDATVTICHRYTPPKELARHCRQADIIVVAVGKPGLITKDMVKPGACVIDVGINRIKDETTGKFKLVGDVDFEVRQVAGHITPVPGGVGPMTVAMLMENTLKAAKKQFCNRNSS
- the LOC108031548 gene encoding bifunctional methylenetetrahydrofolate dehydrogenase/cyclohydrolase, mitochondrial isoform X3, with protein sequence MAQIIDGKAIAQEIRLKLGQEVKDLVAAGYPVPHLTAVIVGEDPASQKYVANKMVACQEVGISSETKRLPASTTEEELLQVIADLNKDERVNGVLVQLPVPEHINERTICNAVHVDKDVDGFNELNVGRLALDMDGLIPATPLGVKRLLEHLNIETFGRNAVVVGRSKNVSLPMAILLHADGKYATKALDATVTICHRYTPPKELARHCRQADIIVVAVGKPGLITKDMVKPGACVIDVGINRIKDETTGKFKLVGDVDFEVRQVAGHITPVPGGVGPMTVAMLMENTLKAAKKQFCNRNSS
- the LOC108031547 gene encoding parafibromin, whose protein sequence is MADPLSLLRQYNINKKEIVERDSQIIFGEFSWPKSVKTNYLKYGSGKKGAPREYYTLECLLYLLKNVMLQHSVYVRQCAAEDIPAVNRPDRKELLAYLNGETPTCASIDKSAPLEIPTQVKRAAEGEPSSVEVAAKKARFEETQVQKVREQLAARWDVNQKETAVNMDNIKSLSETMSVEKIAAIKAKRLANKRTTIKRTDNDETMGTDLRAILDYDVDSTKDIISRERQWRTRTSILQSTGKIFAKNIFAMLQGIKAREEGRNRPQAPNPIKMPEPARIAKPQPQLSQYNRYDQERFNRQKEETEGFKIDTLGTYHGMSLKSVTEGSLAQRKAQANNLPGAPGGGMPGAPAGRPKELLPTAQARQLPANGPSKRPSRTPIIIIPSANTSLITMLNVKDILQDLRFMSTAEKKLQGCQRDSEVLLQRKRNNQTVSYRVIDNPIKLSQQDWQRVVAVFVMGPQWQFKGWPWDGNPVEIFSKICAFHLCFSELKLDSNVERWSVTLLRLSQNKRHLDRAVLSKFWETLDKYMAKYKPDLRF